In the Gossypium raimondii isolate GPD5lz chromosome 9, ASM2569854v1, whole genome shotgun sequence genome, one interval contains:
- the LOC105799367 gene encoding LOW QUALITY PROTEIN: BTB/POZ domain-containing protein At1g30440 (The sequence of the model RefSeq protein was modified relative to this genomic sequence to represent the inferred CDS: inserted 2 bases in 1 codon) — protein MACMKLGSKTDAFQRQGQAWFCTTGLPSDVVVEVGEMSFHLHKFPLLSRSGVMERLIAEASDEEEKCSICLPDIPGGAKTFELVAKFCYGVKLELTASNVVYLRCAAEHLEMTEEYGEGNLIVQTETFLNQVVLRNWKDSLRALQTCDDIISYADELNITKRCIESLAMKASTDPNLFGWPMMEHGGPMQSPGGSVLWNGISTGAKPKNTSSDWWYEDASNLSLPLYKRLISVMESRGIRQEIIAGSLTFYAKRYLPGLYRRQGANDSNSSTCLAPVASGAPLSEEDQKILLEEIDRLLPIQKGLVPTKFLFGLLRTAMILRASPSCISNFEKRIGLQLDKATLEDLLMPNFSYSMETLYNVDCVQRILEHFLAMDQITGGASPCSADDGQIIGSPSLTPITMVAKLIDGYLAEVAPDVNLKLPKFQALAASVPDYARPLDDGLYRAIDIYLKSHPWLSESDREQLCRLMDCQKLSLEACTHAAQNERLPLRIVVQVLFFEQLQLRTSIAGCFLVSDNLDGSRQLRSGFTGSTEGGWASAVRENQVLKVGMDNMRMRVSELEKECSNMRQEIEKLGRVKGSSTWGNVSKKFGFKLKSQMCSAQEDSVSNQKNGSGKIEKLKXGKHKKNTSPDE, from the exons ATGGCTTGCATGAAACTTGGATCCAAAACCGATGCGTTTCAAAGGCAAGGACAGGCTTG GTTCTGCACAACTGGACTTCCCAGTGATGTTGTTGTTGAAGTTGGAGAAATGTCCTTTCATCTTCACAAG TTCCCTTTACTCTCTAGAAGTGGGGTTATGGAAAGACTAATCGCAGAAGCAtctgatgaagaagaaaaatgttcCATATGCCTCCCTGACATTCCTGGAGGGGccaaaacttttgaacttgtcGCAAAGTTCTGCTATGGAGTGAAACTTGAACTCACTGCCTCAAATGTTGTGTACCTTCGATGTGCTGCTGAGCATCTAGAAATGACTGAGGAATATGGGGAAGGCAATCTTATTGTGCAGACTGAAACCTTTCTTAATCAAGTAGTCCTCCGGAATTGGAAAGACTCTCTAAGAGCACTTCAAACCTGCGATGATATTATCTCTTATGCTGATGAACTGAATATTACAAAAAGGTGCATTGAATCATTAGCCATGAAGGCGTCTACTGACCCCAACCTATTTGGATGGCCCATGATGGAACATGGTGGTCCTATGCAGAGTCCTGGTGGAAGTGTGTTGTGGAATGGAATAAGTACAGGGGCTAAACCGAAAAATACTAGTTCAGATTGGTGGTATGAGGATGCATCGAATTTAAGTTTACCTCTCTATAAGAGATTGATTTCAGTAATGGAGTCTCGTGGTATCAGACAGGAGATAATTGCTGGCTCGCTTACCTTTTATGCAAAAAGGTACCTACCTGGTTTGTACCGTCGTCAGGGTGCCAATGATTCTAACTCTAGTACCTGTCTTGCACCTGTGGCCTCAGGGGCTCCTCTATCTGAAGAAGATCAGAAGATTTTGCTAGAGGAGATTGATAGGTTGCTTCCTATTCAGAAAGGTCTTGTCCCAACCAAGTTTTTGTTTGGACTGCTTCGAACAGCCATGATTCTTCGAGCAAGCCCCTCTTGTATATCAAACTTTGAGAAAAGGATTGGGTTGCAGCTTGATAAAGCAACTCTGGAAGATCTACTGATGCCTAATTTCTCTTATTCCATGGAAACACTTTACAATGTCGACTGTGTGCAGCGAATTCTTGAGCATTTTCTTGCCATGGACCAGATCACAGGTGGAGCCTCTCCATGTTCGGCTGATGATGGTCAGATCATTGGGTCACCCTCATTAACGCCAATCACGATGGTAGCCAAGCTAATTGATGGGTACCTTGCGGAGGTTGCCCCTGATGTTAATTTGAAGCTCCCCAAGTTTCAGGCTCTTGCTGCTTCAGTTCCTGACTATGCCCGGCCATTGGATGATGGTCTATATCGTGCAATAGACATTTATCTCAAG TCACATCCATGGTTGTCAGAATCCGACAGAGAACAACTATGCCGGCTAATGGACTGCCAGAAGCTCTCCTTGGAAGCCTGTACCCATGCTGCACAAAATGAGAGACTGCCACTAAGAATAGTTGTCCAAGTCCTGTTCTTCGAGCAGCTTCAGCTTAGGACCTCAATTGCTGGTTGCTTTTTGGTTTCTGATAATCTTGATGGATCACGACAGTTACGGAGTGGGTTCACAGGGTCTACCGAAGGAGGGTGGGCCTCAGCTGTGAGAGAAAATCAGGTTTTGAAGGTGGGCATGGATAATATGAGAATGCGGGTTTCCGAGCTTGAGAAAGAATGCTCAAACATGAGGCAAGAAATCGAGAAGCTAGGCCGGGTAAAGGGTTCTAGCACTTGGGGAAACGTATCGAAGAAATTTGGATTCAAGTTGAAGTCTCAAATGTGCAGTGCGCAGGAGGATTCTGTAAGCAACCAGAAGAATGGAAGTGGaaagattgagaaattgaa ggGAAAGCACAAGAAAAACACAAGTCCTGATGAATAA
- the LOC105799368 gene encoding uncharacterized protein LOC105799368 isoform X3 → MATENKAKPGTVTNKGKKRKQYLPHNKAVKKKGAYPLRPGVQGFFITCDGGRERQAAHEALDVIDSFFEELVNGKDLGEESAVLPNKPLNKKITFSYSDDEGDDDDDKGDGEGEEEGQEEVIKSNASKEIDASQESLTNKDLDLPNSDDVCHGKVTEENSDNQKNGANIENQADNLEEPPAKKQCLETDTSKSATNEKEKSIDKLIEAELNELGDKSKRLFFNLDSGCNGVVFVQMRKRDGVPSPKDIVQHMMTSAASTRKHMSRFILRVLPVEVACYSSEEEITRAMKPLIEQYFPVETQNPRKFAVLYEARANSGIDRMKIINSVAKSVPAPHKVDLSNPDMTIVVEIVKTICLIGVVEKYKELAKYNLRQLTSPKQ, encoded by the exons ATGGCTACTGAAAACAAAGCAAAGCCCGGCACTGTCACCAACAAAGGCAAGAAGAGGAAGCAGTATCTTCCCCACAAT AAAGCAGTTAAAAAGAAAGGCGCATACCCATTAAGGCCTGGAGTTCAAGGTTTCTTTATCACTTGTGATGGTGGCAGAGAACGTCAAGCTGCTCATGAAGCTCTCGATGTTATTGATTCT TTTTTTGAAGAGCTAGTTAATGGAAAGGATTTAGGAGAGGAATCTGCAGTGTTACCAAACAAGCCTCTAAATAAAAAGATTACTTTCTCATATAGTGATGATGAGGGTGATGATGACGACGACAAGGGTGATGGTGAAGGAGAGGAGGAAGGACAAGAGGAAGTTATTAAATCAAATGCTAGTAAAGAAATTGATGCTAGTCAAGAGAGTTTAACAAATAAAGATTTGGATCTTCCGAATTCAGATGATGTGTGCCATGGAAAGGTAACTGAAGAGAACAGTGATAATCAGAAGAATGGGGCAAATATTGAAAACCAAGCAGATAACTTGGAGGAGCCACCAGCAAAGAAACAATGCCTTGAAACAGATACATCAAAGAGTGCAACcaatgaaaaagagaaatccATTGATAAGCTTATTGAAGCTGAGCTCAATGAGCTTGGAGACAAGAGTAAG AGGCTGTTCTTCAACCTTGATTCAGGCTGTAATGGTGTTGTCTTTGTGCAAATGCGGAAGAGAGATGGAGTTCCTAGCCCCAAAGATATCGTGCAGCATATGATGACTTCAGCTGCATCCACAAGGAAGCACATGTCAAG GTTCATTTTAAGAGTCTTACCTGTTGAAGTAGCATGCTATTCTTCAGAAGAGGAAATTACAAGAGCAATGAAGCCTCTCATTGAGCAGTATTTTCCAGTGGAGACACAGAATCCTAGGAAG TTTGCTGTACTGTACGAGGCGCGTGCAAATTCTGGTATTGACAGGATGAAAATTATAAACTCAGTTGCAAAGTCTGTACCTGCACCACACAAAGTTGATCTTAGCAATCCTGATATGACAATTGTAGTTGAAATAGTGAAG ACAATCTGCTTGATTGGGGTTGTTGAGAAGTACAAGGAGTTGGCAAAATATAACCTGAGGCAACTTACATCACCTAAGCAATAG
- the LOC105799368 gene encoding uncharacterized protein LOC105799368 isoform X1, translated as MATENKAKPSTVTNNGKKRKQYLPQCWLPPHPKAVKKKGAYPLRPGVQGFFITCDGGRERQAAHEALDVIDSFFEELVNGKDLGEESAVLPNKPLNKKITFSYSDDEGDDDDDKGDGEGEEEGQEEVIKSNASKEIDASQESLTNKDLDLPNSDDVCHGKVTEENSDNQKNGANIENQADNLEEPPAKKQCLETDTSKSATNEKEKSIDKLIEAELNELGDKSKRLFFNLDSGCNGVVFVQMRKRDGVPSPKDIVQHMMTSAASTRKHMSRFILRVLPVEVACYSSEEEITRAMKPLIEQYFPVETQNPRKFAVLYEARANSGIDRMKIINSVAKSVPAPHKVDLSNPDMTIVVEIVKTICLIGVVEKYKELAKYNLRQLTSPKQ; from the exons ATGGCTACTGAAAACAAAGCAAAGCCCAGCACTGTCACCAACAACGGCAAGAAGAGGAAGCAGTATCTTCCACAATGTTGGCTTCCACCACACCCA AAAGCAGTTAAAAAGAAAGGCGCATACCCATTAAGGCCTGGAGTTCAAGGTTTCTTTATCACTTGTGATGGTGGCAGAGAACGTCAAGCTGCTCATGAAGCTCTCGATGTTATTGATTCT TTTTTTGAAGAGCTAGTTAATGGAAAGGATTTAGGAGAGGAATCTGCAGTGTTACCAAACAAGCCTCTAAATAAAAAGATTACTTTCTCATATAGTGATGATGAGGGTGATGATGACGACGACAAGGGTGATGGTGAAGGAGAGGAGGAAGGACAAGAGGAAGTTATTAAATCAAATGCTAGTAAAGAAATTGATGCTAGTCAAGAGAGTTTAACAAATAAAGATTTGGATCTTCCGAATTCAGATGATGTGTGCCATGGAAAGGTAACTGAAGAGAACAGTGATAATCAGAAGAATGGGGCAAATATTGAAAACCAAGCAGATAACTTGGAGGAGCCACCAGCAAAGAAACAATGCCTTGAAACAGATACATCAAAGAGTGCAACcaatgaaaaagagaaatccATTGATAAGCTTATTGAAGCTGAGCTCAATGAGCTTGGAGACAAGAGTAAG AGGCTGTTCTTCAACCTTGATTCAGGCTGTAATGGTGTTGTCTTTGTGCAAATGCGGAAGAGAGATGGAGTTCCTAGCCCCAAAGATATCGTGCAGCATATGATGACTTCAGCTGCATCCACAAGGAAGCACATGTCAAG GTTCATTTTAAGAGTCTTACCTGTTGAAGTAGCATGCTATTCTTCAGAAGAGGAAATTACAAGAGCAATGAAGCCTCTCATTGAGCAGTATTTTCCAGTGGAGACACAGAATCCTAGGAAG TTTGCTGTACTGTACGAGGCGCGTGCAAATTCTGGTATTGACAGGATGAAAATTATAAACTCAGTTGCAAAGTCTGTACCTGCACCACACAAAGTTGATCTTAGCAATCCTGATATGACAATTGTAGTTGAAATAGTGAAG ACAATCTGCTTGATTGGGGTTGTTGAGAAGTACAAGGAGTTGGCAAAATATAACCTGAGGCAACTTACATCACCTAAGCAATAG
- the LOC105799368 gene encoding uncharacterized protein LOC105799368 isoform X2, with translation MATENKAKPSTVTNNGKKRKQYLPQCWLPPHPKAVKKKGAYPLRPGAQGFFITCDGGRERQAAHAALDVIDSFFEELVNGKDLGEESAVLPNKPLNKKITFSYSDDEGDDDDDKGDGEGEEEGQEEVIKSNASKEIDASQESLTNKDLDLPNSDDVCHGKVTEENSDNQKNGANIENQADNLEEPPAKKQCLETDTSKSATNEKEKSIDKLIEAELNELGDKSKRLFFNLDSGCNGVVFVQMRKRDGVPSPKDIVQHMMTSAASTRKHMSRFILRVLPVEVACYSSEEEITRAMKPLIEQYFPVETQNPRKFAVLYEARANSGIDRMKIINSVAKSVPAPHKVDLSNPDMTIVVEIVKTICLIGVVEKYKELAKYNLRQLTSPKQ, from the exons ATGGCTACTGAAAACAAAGCAAAGCCCAGCACTGTCACCAACAACGGCAAGAAGAGGAAGCAGTATCTTCCACAATGTTGGCTTCCACCACACCCA AAAGCAGTTAAAAAGAAAGGCGCATACCCATTAAGGCCTGGAGCTCAAGGTTTCTTTATCACTTGTGATGGTGGCAGAGAACGTCAAGCTGCTCATGCAGCTCTCGATGTTATTGATTCT TTTTTTGAAGAGCTAGTTAATGGAAAGGATTTAGGAGAGGAATCTGCAGTGTTACCAAACAAGCCTCTAAATAAAAAGATTACTTTCTCATATAGTGATGATGAGGGTGATGATGACGACGACAAGGGTGATGGTGAAGGAGAGGAGGAAGGACAAGAGGAAGTTATTAAATCAAATGCTAGTAAAGAAATTGATGCTAGTCAAGAGAGTTTAACAAATAAAGATTTGGATCTTCCGAATTCAGATGATGTGTGCCATGGAAAGGTAACTGAAGAGAACAGTGATAATCAGAAGAATGGGGCAAATATTGAAAACCAAGCAGATAACTTGGAGGAGCCACCAGCAAAGAAACAATGCCTTGAAACAGATACATCAAAGAGTGCAACcaatgaaaaagagaaatccATTGATAAGCTTATTGAAGCTGAGCTCAATGAGCTTGGAGACAAGAGTAAG AGGCTGTTCTTCAACCTTGATTCAGGCTGTAATGGTGTTGTCTTTGTGCAAATGCGGAAGAGAGATGGAGTTCCTAGCCCCAAAGATATCGTGCAGCATATGATGACTTCAGCTGCATCCACAAGGAAGCACATGTCAAG GTTCATTTTAAGAGTCTTACCTGTTGAAGTAGCATGCTATTCTTCAGAAGAGGAAATTACAAGAGCAATGAAGCCTCTCATTGAGCAGTATTTTCCAGTGGAGACACAGAATCCTAGGAAG TTTGCTGTACTGTACGAGGCGCGTGCAAATTCTGGTATTGACAGGATGAAAATTATAAACTCAGTTGCAAAGTCTGTACCTGCACCACACAAAGTTGATCTTAGCAATCCTGATATGACAATTGTAGTTGAAATAGTGAAG ACAATCTGCTTGATTGGGGTTGTTGAGAAGTACAAGGAGTTGGCAAAATATAACCTGAGGCAACTTACATCACCTAAGCAATAG
- the LOC105799370 gene encoding putative F-box protein At1g67623: protein MTTNITSDIATSLPEHMLSEILKHAASNSIADFINVKLCCKAFERASNYENVSLDKVSLVPWRKCEKGFQKRCKAANNAEALYRKGMINCFSRRKSESGLRYLKKATEKGHVEAVYTYGIILICMDGELRKQGLRVLSSLHLPRPNEGSSRMIASCRSKTEKFLRCMWVHVALTGPKGICCNCDCDIEEKPNHSTSTECQTWDASNDVGHCCDYCFWDREANVFSSLLRKYLVN from the coding sequence ATGACGACAAACATCACGAGCGATATTGCGACATCTCTTCCAGAACACATGCTGTCCGAAATTCTCAAGCATGCGGCGTCCAATTCCATCGCTGATTTCATCAACGTCAAGTTATGTTGTAAAGCTTTTGAACGGGCATCAAACTACGAAAACGTTTCATTGGATAAAGTTAGCTTAGTTCCGTGGCGTAAATGCGAGAAAGGCTTTCAAAAACGATGTAAAGCTGCCAACAATGCTGAAGCTTTATACAGGAAAGGAATGATCAATTGTTTTAGTCGAAGGAAATCGGAGTCCGGCCTCCGTTATTTGAAGAAAGCAACCGAGAAAGGTCATGTGGAAGCCGTATATACTTACGGCATTATCTTGATTTGTATGGATGGTGAGCTAAGGAAACAAGGACTTCGAGTTCTATCATCCCTTCATCTTCCCAGACCTAACGAAGGCAGTTCAAGGATGATTGCGAGCTGTCGTTCAAAAACGGAGAAGTTTTTGAGGTGCATGTGGGTGCATGTTGCATTGACAGGACCCAAAGGGATTTGCTGCAATTGTGACTGTGACATTGAGGAAAAACCCAACCATTCAACTTCTACGGAATGCCAAACTTGGGACGCAAGCAACGACGTCGGCCATTGTTGTGATTATTGCTTTTGGGACCGTGAAGCAAATGTGTTTTCTAGTTTGCTTCGGAAATATTTAGTTAATTGA
- the LOC105799371 gene encoding putative F-box protein At1g67623 — translation MTTNFTSDIVTSLPEHMLSEILKHAASNSIADFINVMLCCKAFDRASNYENVSMEKVSLVPWHRCEKGFQKRCKAANNAEALYRKGMINCFSRRKSESGLRYLKKATEKGHVEAVYTYGIILICLDGELRKQGLRVLLSLHLPKPNQGNSRMIASCRSKTEKFLRCMWVHVALTGPKGICCNCDCDIEEKPNHSTPSECQAWDASNDVSHCCDYCFWDREANLFCKETRAAGKCFEYVADKLPST, via the exons ATGACCACAAACTTCACAAGCGACATTGTGACATCTCTTCCAGAACACATGTTGTCCGAAATTCTCAAGCATGCGGCGTCCAATTCCATCGCTGATTTCATCAACGTCATGTTGTGTTGTAAAGCTTTTGATCGGGCATCAAACTACGAAAACGTTTCAATGGAGAAAGTTAGCTTAGTTCCGTGGCATAGATGCGAGAAAGGCTTTCAAAAAAGATGTAAAGCTGCCAACAATGCTGAAGCTTTATACAGGAAAGGAATGATCAATTGTTTTAGTCGAAGGAAATCGGAGTCCGGCCTCCGTTATTTGAAGAAAGCAACCGAGAAAGGTCATGTGGAAGCCGTGTATACTTACGGCATTATCTTGATTTGTTTGGATGGGGAGCTAAGGAAACAAGGACTTCGAGTTCTATTATCCCTTCATCTTCCAAAGCCTAACCAAGGCAATTCAAGGATGATTGCGAGCTGTCGTTCAAAAACGGAGAAGTTTTTGAGGTGCATGTGGGTGCATGTTGCATTGACAGGACCCAAAGGGATTTGCTGCAATTGTGATTGTGACATTGAGGAAAAACCCAACCATTCAACTCCTTCGGAATGCCAAGCTTGGGACGCAAGCAACGACGTCAGCCATTGTTGTGATTATTGCTTTTGGGACCGTGAAGCAAATTTGTTTTGTA AAGAGACAAGGGCGGCCGGGAAGTGCTTTGAATATGTAGCAGATAAGCTTCCATCAACTTGA
- the LOC105799372 gene encoding zinc finger CCCH domain-containing protein 55 isoform X1, translating into MDLYDTTNVLFTKIKVLDPENASKIMGYILIQDLADRDLLRLAYGPDSLLHSLVLKAKAYLGLSSNTFSAPSLNPISRPNSSNSNNSQNPLPPSSPTLIPRNGFLEFSKKAPSWCPASSPKSSPFLSYESIRSGSLSVPQRSGDSNTDFIDETQMSDYFSFLNDSSSSKNEDFVGHRRSFSASDACFGTAEEAGGFGGFMGGYKPCLYFARGFCKNGDNCKFSHGLGGLTDNVDVNGAVVGSPSKMDFLYHQHEEIMRMRAAAAHQRLAAAQLMGGASSPLPYEKNMNVLLQHQTDAQRAAALMYGEETCKFSQGRAERNDYFAMGLEEKANSASKQIYLTFPADSTFKDEDVSNYFSMFGPVQDVRIPYQQKRMFGFVTFVHPETVKLILSRGNPHFICDSRVLVKPYKEKGKVSDKRQHLQQQFERGNFSPCSSPSGLDSRESYDLHVGTKMFYNAQEMMLRRELEEQADLQQAIELQRRRFMNLQLPDFKNDGIHHHHCSLSVGASVPSSDSMKQEVSEVGGDNTAVAVPLIMNAAELEEVKSACVQKARVGKSQESSSPKGCHESSVEHALPDSPFASPKKPTENNLPERPALVESNESSALCAAASSSENDPLPPITSTSKMASV; encoded by the exons ATGGATCTTTACGACACGACCAACGTTTTGTTCaccaaaatcaaagttttagaCCCTGAAAATGCTTCTAAAATCATGGGTTACATCCTTATCCAGGACTTGGCTGACAGGGATTTGTTGCGTTTAGCCTATGGCCCTGACTCCCTTCTTCACTCCCTTGTGCTCAAGGCTAAAGCTTACTTAGGTCTTTCCTCAAACACTTTCTCTGCTCCTTCTCTGAACCCGATCTCCAGACCCAACAGCTCCAACTCCAACAATTCTCAAAACCCACTTCCTCCATCATCTCCTACCCTCATTCCCCGAAATGGCTTCTTAGAATTTTCAAAGAAAGCACCTTCTTGGTGTCCTGCTAGCAGCCCCAAGTcaagtccttttctttcttatgaAAGTATCCGCTCAGGGTCTCTCTCAGTTCCTCAAAGGTCTGGGGATAGCAACACTGATTTTATTGACGAGACTCAAATGAGTGATTACTTTTCTTTCTTGAACGATTCTTCCTCTTCTAAGAACGAGGACTTTGTTGGTCATAGAAGGAGCTTTTCTGCAAGTGATGCATGTTTTGGGACTGCTGAAGAAGCTGGTGGATTTGGTGGTTTTATGGGTGGTTATAAGCCTTGTCTTTATTTTGCTAGAGGGTTTTGTAAGAATGGTGATAATTGTAAGTTTTCACATGGTCTTGGTGGTTTAACTGATAATGTTGACGTTAATGGTGCTGTTGTTGGTTCACCTAGTAAAATGGACTTCCTTTATCATCAACATGAGGAAATTATGAGAATGAGGGCTGCTGCTGCTCATCAAAGACTGGCTGCTGCTCAGTTGATGGGTGGTGCTTCTTCTCCCTTGCCTTACGAAAAAAACATGAATGTTCTTCTGCAACACCAAACTGATGCTCAGAG AGCTGCTGCATTGATGTATGGTGAAGAAACTTGCAAGTTTTCCCAGGGCCGAGCTGAGAGGAATGATTATTTCGCAATGGGATTGGAAGAGAAGGCTAACTCAGCTTCTAAACAGATTTACCTTACTTTTCCAGCTGATAGTACCTTTAaggatgaagatgtttcaaacTACTTCAG CATGTTTGGACCAGTGCAAGATGTGAGGATCCCATACCAGCAGAAGCGAATGTTTGGTTTTGTTACTTTCGTCCATCCGGAGACTGTGAAGCTCATTTTGTCCAGAGGAAATCCCCATTTCATTTGTGATTCGCGTGTGCTTGTTAAGCCCtacaaggaaaaaggaaaagtttCTGATAA GAGGCAACATCTGCAACAGCAATTTGAGAGGGGTAACTTCTCTCCATGTTCAAGCCCTTCAGGGCTTGATTCTAGAGAGTCGTATGACCTTCATGTTG GGACAAAGATGTTCTACAATGCTCAGGAGATGATGTTGAGAAGAGAACTGGAAGAGCAAGCTGATCTCCAGCAAGCCATTGAATTGCAAAGGAGAAGATTCATGAACTTGCAACTTCCAGACTTTAAGAATGATGGTATTCATCATCACCACTGCAGCCTGTCAGTCGGTGCTTCTGTTCCCTCGTCCGACAGCATGAAACAAGAAGTCTCGGAAG TCGGTGGTGATAATACAGCTGTTGCTGTTCCGTTGATCATGAATGCTGCTGAGCTGGAAGAAGTGAAGTCAGCATGTGTTCAGAAAGCCAGGGTTGGAAAGAGCCAAGAGTCTTCCAGCCCCAAAGG ATGTCATGAGAGCAGTGTAGAGCATGCACTTCCTGATAGCCCTTTTGCTTCCCCTAAGAAACCTACTGAAAATAACCTCCCTGAGCGTCCAGCTTTGGTGGAATCAAATGAAAGTTCTGCTTTATGTGCTGCTGCTTCATCCTCTGAAAATGATCCATTACCGCCCATCACTTCCACTAGCAAAATGGCCTCTGTTTAA
- the LOC105799372 gene encoding zinc finger CCCH domain-containing protein 55 isoform X2 gives MDLYDTTNVLFTKIKVLDPENASKIMGYILIQDLADRDLLRLAYGPDSLLHSLVLKAKAYLGLSSNTFSAPSLNPISRPNSSNSNNSQNPLPPSSPTLIPRNGFLEFSKKAPSWCPASSPKSSPFLSYESIRSGSLSVPQRSGDSNTDFIDETQMSDYFSFLNDSSSSKNEDFVGHRRSFSASDACFGTAEEAGGFGGFMGGYKPCLYFARGFCKNGDNCKFSHGLGGLTDNVDVNGAVVGSPSKMDFLYHQHEEIMRMRAAAAHQRLAAAQLMGGASSPLPYEKNMNVLLQHQTDAQRAAALMYGEETCKFSQGRAERNDYFAMGLEEKANSASKQIYLTFPADSTFKDEDVSNYFSMFGPVQDVRIPYQQKRMFGFVTFVHPETVKLILSRGNPHFICDSRVLVKPYKEKGKVSDKRQHLQQQFERGNFSPCSSPSGLDSRESYDLHVGTKMFYNAQEMMLRRELEEQADLQQAIELQRRRFMNLQLPDFKNDGIHHHHCSLSVGASVPSSDSMKQEVSEDVMRAV, from the exons ATGGATCTTTACGACACGACCAACGTTTTGTTCaccaaaatcaaagttttagaCCCTGAAAATGCTTCTAAAATCATGGGTTACATCCTTATCCAGGACTTGGCTGACAGGGATTTGTTGCGTTTAGCCTATGGCCCTGACTCCCTTCTTCACTCCCTTGTGCTCAAGGCTAAAGCTTACTTAGGTCTTTCCTCAAACACTTTCTCTGCTCCTTCTCTGAACCCGATCTCCAGACCCAACAGCTCCAACTCCAACAATTCTCAAAACCCACTTCCTCCATCATCTCCTACCCTCATTCCCCGAAATGGCTTCTTAGAATTTTCAAAGAAAGCACCTTCTTGGTGTCCTGCTAGCAGCCCCAAGTcaagtccttttctttcttatgaAAGTATCCGCTCAGGGTCTCTCTCAGTTCCTCAAAGGTCTGGGGATAGCAACACTGATTTTATTGACGAGACTCAAATGAGTGATTACTTTTCTTTCTTGAACGATTCTTCCTCTTCTAAGAACGAGGACTTTGTTGGTCATAGAAGGAGCTTTTCTGCAAGTGATGCATGTTTTGGGACTGCTGAAGAAGCTGGTGGATTTGGTGGTTTTATGGGTGGTTATAAGCCTTGTCTTTATTTTGCTAGAGGGTTTTGTAAGAATGGTGATAATTGTAAGTTTTCACATGGTCTTGGTGGTTTAACTGATAATGTTGACGTTAATGGTGCTGTTGTTGGTTCACCTAGTAAAATGGACTTCCTTTATCATCAACATGAGGAAATTATGAGAATGAGGGCTGCTGCTGCTCATCAAAGACTGGCTGCTGCTCAGTTGATGGGTGGTGCTTCTTCTCCCTTGCCTTACGAAAAAAACATGAATGTTCTTCTGCAACACCAAACTGATGCTCAGAG AGCTGCTGCATTGATGTATGGTGAAGAAACTTGCAAGTTTTCCCAGGGCCGAGCTGAGAGGAATGATTATTTCGCAATGGGATTGGAAGAGAAGGCTAACTCAGCTTCTAAACAGATTTACCTTACTTTTCCAGCTGATAGTACCTTTAaggatgaagatgtttcaaacTACTTCAG CATGTTTGGACCAGTGCAAGATGTGAGGATCCCATACCAGCAGAAGCGAATGTTTGGTTTTGTTACTTTCGTCCATCCGGAGACTGTGAAGCTCATTTTGTCCAGAGGAAATCCCCATTTCATTTGTGATTCGCGTGTGCTTGTTAAGCCCtacaaggaaaaaggaaaagtttCTGATAA GAGGCAACATCTGCAACAGCAATTTGAGAGGGGTAACTTCTCTCCATGTTCAAGCCCTTCAGGGCTTGATTCTAGAGAGTCGTATGACCTTCATGTTG GGACAAAGATGTTCTACAATGCTCAGGAGATGATGTTGAGAAGAGAACTGGAAGAGCAAGCTGATCTCCAGCAAGCCATTGAATTGCAAAGGAGAAGATTCATGAACTTGCAACTTCCAGACTTTAAGAATGATGGTATTCATCATCACCACTGCAGCCTGTCAGTCGGTGCTTCTGTTCCCTCGTCCGACAGCATGAAACAAGAAGTCTCGGAAG ATGTCATGAGAGCAGTGTAG